One Catharus ustulatus isolate bCatUst1 chromosome 2, bCatUst1.pri.v2, whole genome shotgun sequence genomic window carries:
- the LOC116992979 gene encoding heat shock 70 kDa protein 13-like, which produces MAGQMAVLGSALLTLLLAGYLAQQYLPMPKPRVIGIDLGTTYCSVGVFLPGSGDVKVITDESGHSSIPSVVSFTDSGVHVGYEGLELADANPQNTIYDAKRFIGKVFTSEELQSESSRYPFKIVSNSGLAEFSVTANETFHITPEHIGSQLLLKLKKMAEADLGMTISKAVISVPAEFDERQRNSTVKAANLAGLSVLRVINEPTAAAMAYGLHKADVFNVLVVDLGGGTLDVSLLNKMGGMFVTRAMAGNNKLGGQDFNQRLMVYLYDQLRQMYGSLPTQKEEIHRLRQAVEAVKLNLTVHEAATLRVLLTLPANKLTRELAKSQVKTNSALKDEASQNAEGLKNLGDASKVEDNFVEVVFETEISRKLFEMLNEDLFEKILVPIEQVLQEGHLYKADVDEIVLVGGSTRIPRIREVIRDFFGKEPNTSVDPDLAVVTGVAIQAGILAGSWPLQVSAIEIPNKHLKKTNFN; this is translated from the exons ATGGCGGGGCagatggctgtgctgg gctctgctctgctgaccCTGCTCTTAGCTGGCTACCTGGCACAGCAGTATCTGCCCATGCCCAAGCCCAGAGTGATCGGGATCGACCTCGGCACCACCTACTGCTCCGTCGGCGTCTTCCTGCCGGGAAGCGGGGACGTGAAGGTGATCACGGATGAGAGCGggcacagcagcatccccagcgTGGTCTCCTTCACTGACTCTGGGGTGCACGTGGGATATGAAGGGCTGGAACTGGCTGATGCCAATCCTCAGAACACCATCTACGATGCCAAGAGATTCATTGGGAAAGTCTTCACTTCGGAAGAACTGCAGAGTGAAAGCAGCAGGTATCCCTTTAAG ATTGTCAGCAACAGTGGATTAGCTGAATTTTCTGTGACAGCTAATGAAACCTTTCACATCACTCCAGAGCACATTggctctcagctgctgctgaaactgaagaaaatggCAGAAGCTGACCTTGGCATGACCATTTCCAAGGCAGTCATCTCCGTGCCAGCAGAGTTTGATGAGAGGCAGCGGAATTCTACCGTTAAGGCAGCTAACCTTGCAG GGCTCAGCGTTCTGCGAGTAATCAATgagcccacagctgctgctATGGCTTATGGTCTCCACAAAGCTGATGTGTTTAATGTTCTGGTGGTGGATTTGGGTGGAGGAACTTTGGACGTGTCTCTGTTGAACAAGATGGGAGGGATGTTCGTCACACGAGCCATGGCAG GTAACAACAAACTTGGAGGACAGGATTTCAATCAGAGGTTGATGGTGTATTTATATGATCAGCTCCGTCAAATGTACGGTTCTCTGCCGACACAAAAAGAGGAGATTCACCGCCTCAGGCAGGCTGTGGAAGCTGTTAAATTAAACCTGACTGTCCATGAGGCAGCTACACTGAGGGTGCTGCTGACTCTGCCAGCAAACAAGCTTACAAGAGAACTTGCAAAAAGCCAGGTAAAAACAAACAGTGCACTAAAAGACGAGGCCTCACAGAACGCAGAAGGCCTGAAAAATCTTGGAGACGCTTCCAAAGTAGAGGACAACTTTGTCGAAGTTGTGTTTGAAACAGAAATCTCTCGGAAGCTGTTTGAGATGTTAAATGAGGACCTTTTTGAGAAGATTCTTGTGCCCATTGAACAAGTGTTGCAGGAGGGGCACCTGTACAAAGCAGATGTGGATGAAATTGTGTTAGTTGGAGGCTCCACACGGATTCCCAGAATACGTGAAGTTATTCGGGACTTCTTTGGAAAGGAACCCAACACCTCCGTAGATCCCGACTTGGCAGTTGTGACAGGCGTAGCCATCCAAGCAGGAATTCTTGCAGGGTCCTGGCCTCTCCAAGTCAGTGCTATAGAAATCCCTAACAAGCATTTAAAGAAGACTAATtttaactga